The sequence GCAAGGTCGTCTGGCCGACGCGCAACCAGCTGACGACTTACACCACAGTGGTGATTGTGTTCGTAGTCGTCATGATCGGCCTCGTAACCGTGATTGACTTCGGATTCGCGCGGGTCGTCAAGTACGTCTTCGGCTGATCCACGCGAAGGGCGCCTGATGGGCGCCCCTTTCGCATGTTCCACCCATATGTATCCAGGAAGAAGCCACCGTGTCTGACCCGAACCTGAACGACGCCGTCGAGCCGACGGCGGGCGCCTTCGAGTCCGCCGAGGACGAGCTCGACATCGTCGAGGCGGCGGACGCCGAGGAGTCGGACCAGGCCGAAGCCGCCGACGCCGAAGAGGCCGCCGCCGAGGAGGCCGAGCCGGCCGAGCCCGTCGACCCCGTCACCGCCCTGCGCGAGGAGCTCCGCGGTCTGCCGGGCGAGTGGTACGTCATCCACACGTACGCCGGTTACGAGAAGCGTGTGAAGGCCAACCTGGAGCAGCGCGCCGTCTCGCTGAACGTGGAGGAGTTCATCTATCAGGCCGAGGTGCCTGAAGAGGAAATCGTCCAGATCAAGAACGGCGAGCGCAAGAACGTCCGCCAGAACAAGCTCCCGGGTTACGTCCTGGTGCGCATGGACCTGACGAACGAGTCCTGGGGCGTCGTCCGCAACACCCCCGGTGTCACCGGCTTCGTGGGCAACGCCTACGACCCGTACCCGCTGACGCTGGACGAGATCGTCAAGATGCTCGCTCCGGAGGCCGAGGAGAAGGCCGCCCGTGAGGCCGCCGAGGCCGAGGGCAAGCCGGCTCCGGCCCGCAAGGTCACCGTCGAGGTCCTCGACTTCGAGGTCGGCGACTCGGTCACCGTCACCGACGGCCCGTTCGCGACGCTGCAGGCGACGATCAACGAGATCAACGCCGACTCGAAGAAGGTCAAGGGCCTCGTCGAGATCTTCGGTCGCGAGACCCCGGTCGAGCTGAGCTTCGACCAGATCCAGAAGAACTGAGCTTTTCGCTCGCTTCTGGACACATGCCTACCGAGCAGGTCAGACAGGCTGTCGAAGCCGGTCTGACCTGCTTGGTTTTTGGTCGCGCAGCTATACCCGTTATCGTTGTGCGGTATGCCTGCATCCGGATGACCGGATGACGGCGAAAACTCTCACTAGGACCCGGAGAGAGCACATGCCTCCCAAGAAGAAGAAGGTCACGGGGCTTATCAAGCTCCAGATCAACGCCGGTGCGGCCAACCCGGCCCCGCCGGTCGGCCCCGCACTGGGTCAGCACGGCGTCAACATCATGGAGTTCTGCAAGGCCTACAACGCCGCGACCGAGTCGCAGCGTGGCATGGTCGTGCCGGTGGAGATCACGGTCTACGAGGACCGCTCCTTCACCTTCATCACCAAGACTCCGCCGGCCGCCAAGCTGATCCTCAAGGCCGCGGGTGTGGACAAGGGCTCCGGCGAGCCGCACAAGACCAAGGTCGCCAAGCTGACGGCTGCCCAGGTCCGCGAGATCGCCACGACGAAGCTCCCCGACCTGAACGCCAATGACCTCGACGCCGCGTCGAAGATCATCGCCGGCACCGCCCGCTCCATGGGCATCACGGTCGAAGGCTGATTCAGCCCCACCCCCTCAGTGGTAGGACCAAGCGCTGGTCCGCACCACGACTCCACACTCTGAAACCAACAGGAGTAGAAGTGAAGCGCAGCAAGAACCTCCGCGCTGCGGACGCCAAGATCGACCGGGAGCGCCTGTACGCCCCGCTCGAGGCCGTCCGTATCGCCAAGGAGACCGCCTCCACGAAGTTCGACGGCACCGTCGAGGTCGCCTTCCGCCTGGGTGTCGACCCGCGCAAGGCCGACCAGATGGTCCGCGGCACCGTGAACCTCCCGCACGGCACCGGCAAGACCGCCCGGGTCCTGGTCTTCGCGACCGGTGACCGTGCTGCGGCCGCGGAAGCCGCCGGGGCCGACATCGTCGGCTCCGACGAGCTCATCGACGAGGTGGCGAAGGGCCGTCTGGACTTCGACGCCGTCGTCGCGACCCCGGACCTCATGGGCAAGGTCGGCCGCCTCGGCCGCGTGCTCGGTCCGCGTGGTCTGATGCCGAACCCGAAGACCGGCACCGTCACCCCCGACGTCGTGAAGGCTGTCAACGACATCAAGGGCGGCAAGATCGAGTTCCGCGTCGACAAGCACTCGAACCTGCACTTCATCATCGGCAAGGTCTCCTTCGACGAGACCAAGCTGGTGGAGAACTACGCAGCGGCGCTCGAAGAGGTCCTCCGTCTGAAGCCGTCCGCCGCCAAGGGCCGCTACATCAAGAAGGCCGCGCTGGCGACCACGATGGGCCCCGGCATCCCGCTGGACTCCAACCGCACCCGTAACCTCCTCGTCGAGGAGGACCCGGCCGCCGTCTGAGCCCTCGCGCTCGTACGACCGCCGCGTCACGTGTGACATGGGACGGGCCCCGCAACCTTTCGAGGTGCGGGGCTCGTCCTCATTCGTACGTGGACATGACTGTCGGCGCCCTGCGTTAGCGTGGGCGGCCGGAAGTCGAACGAGGGGTGGAATCGCACATGTTGACCAATACCGTACGGCGCGTGGGTCTGTCCGTGGCCGTGGTGGCCGCGCTGACGTCGGTCGCGGCCTGTGGCGGGTCGGACGACGGCGGCGGCAAGGGCGGGGGCAAGAACGAGAGCGTCGGCCGCTCCGTGGCGAAGGTCGACCCGATCGCCGCCCTGGTCGCCGTCCAGAAGAAGACCGGCCAGGCGCACTCGGCCCGGATCGAGGGCACCACGACCATGGGCAGCGCGATGTCCATGAAGCAGTCGGGGTCCATGGACTGGTCCGACGGCATCACCGGCACCATGCAGATCACCTACACCGGCGGCACCATGGCCGACTCCATGAAGCAGCTCGGCAGCGACGGCACGATGGAGGCCCGCTACTTCAAGGGCGGGTACGCGGCCAACATGGGCGAGGCCATGGCCCAGCAGACCGGCGGCAAGAGCTGGATCAGCTACACCTACGACGACCTCGCCAAGATCGGCGGCGCCTCCGGTGCGGCGATGAAGGACCAGATGGAGACCAGCACCCCGGAGCAGGGTGTGAAGTCGCTGCTGGCCTCCGGTGACGTGAAGAAGGTCGGCCAGGAGGACGTGCGCGGCGTCCGCGCCACGCACTACTCGGGCACGGTCGACGTCGCCGACCTGACCGCGAAGAACAGCAACCTGGACGCCGACGAGGTCACCGCCCTCAAGAAGCAGCTGGCCGACGCCGGGATCGCCACGGAGACCGTCGACATCTGGGTCGACGAGAACGACCTGCTGGTGAAGAAGACCGAGCGCGGCCAGATGAAGACCGGCGAGCTCAACTCCACGGTGTACTACAGCGATTACGGCATCAAGGTCTCCGTCGAGCACCCGCCGGCCGACCAGACCATCGAGTTCACCGAGCTGATGAAGCAGCAGCAGGGCGCCACCGCGGGAGCGACGTCCTAACCCGGTTCCGGAGAGTTCAAACCTCCCGGGCCCGCCCGAAGCGGGACGGATTTGCCCGGCGCGACCCGAGTCGCGTACTCTTCTGCAGAAGCCAAAGACCGCTGGTCGTTGTTCTGGATCCGTAAGGGTTCGGGCAACCGAAGGCTCCGTTGATGCGGACGACCTGCGCAGGTGACTGTGGAAAGCTCCCGGACTTCGTTTCGGTCGAGCTACGCCCTGGCGCCTGCGCCGGGGCGTTTCGTCTTTCCGGGTCCTTTCGAGCGGTCCTCATCACCCGGAAGGAGGCCGACGCTATGGCAAGGCCCGACAAGGCTGCAGCGGTAGCCGAGCTCGCGGACCAGTTCCGCAGCTCGAATGCCGCCGTGC is a genomic window of Streptomyces sp. NBC_00708 containing:
- the nusG gene encoding transcription termination/antitermination protein NusG, encoding MSDPNLNDAVEPTAGAFESAEDELDIVEAADAEESDQAEAADAEEAAAEEAEPAEPVDPVTALREELRGLPGEWYVIHTYAGYEKRVKANLEQRAVSLNVEEFIYQAEVPEEEIVQIKNGERKNVRQNKLPGYVLVRMDLTNESWGVVRNTPGVTGFVGNAYDPYPLTLDEIVKMLAPEAEEKAAREAAEAEGKPAPARKVTVEVLDFEVGDSVTVTDGPFATLQATINEINADSKKVKGLVEIFGRETPVELSFDQIQKN
- the rplK gene encoding 50S ribosomal protein L11 produces the protein MPPKKKKVTGLIKLQINAGAANPAPPVGPALGQHGVNIMEFCKAYNAATESQRGMVVPVEITVYEDRSFTFITKTPPAAKLILKAAGVDKGSGEPHKTKVAKLTAAQVREIATTKLPDLNANDLDAASKIIAGTARSMGITVEG
- the rplA gene encoding 50S ribosomal protein L1, which gives rise to MKRSKNLRAADAKIDRERLYAPLEAVRIAKETASTKFDGTVEVAFRLGVDPRKADQMVRGTVNLPHGTGKTARVLVFATGDRAAAAEAAGADIVGSDELIDEVAKGRLDFDAVVATPDLMGKVGRLGRVLGPRGLMPNPKTGTVTPDVVKAVNDIKGGKIEFRVDKHSNLHFIIGKVSFDETKLVENYAAALEEVLRLKPSAAKGRYIKKAALATTMGPGIPLDSNRTRNLLVEEDPAAV